From the genome of Salvelinus fontinalis isolate EN_2023a chromosome 20, ASM2944872v1, whole genome shotgun sequence, one region includes:
- the LOC129817209 gene encoding leucine-rich repeat and fibronectin type-III domain-containing protein 5-like: METLLVYLMVLGMAVKAHKVQLCPKRCVCQMLNPNLATLCDKKGLLFVPPNIDRHTVEMRLGDNFVTSIKQRDFANMTKLQDLTLSRNTIGSISPHAFKDLENLRALHLDSNRLTRLTNDTFSGMSKLHHLILNNNQLIHIHTGAFNDLTALEELDLSYNNLESTPWVAIQRMTSLHTLGLDHNMLSYIPIGTFSGLQKLKRLDVTSNKLQKLPPDPVFQRAGVLATSGSMGPSSFALSFGGNPLRCNCELLWLRRLRREDDLETCAAPQHLAGRYFWTVSEEEFLCEPPLITRHSQELRALEGQSVALRCKARGDPDPIIHWIAPDGRLMSNSSRAVVHSDGTLDILITTVKDSGSFTCVASNPAGEAQQTVDLVIVKLPHITNGTVKKEPNPGSSDIATVMKTAGEGGSVVPLGNTKTSQEKKVVITEATSTSVLVRFNFQRSIPGIRMFQIQYNGTYDDSLVYRMIPSSSKSILVNNLAAGTQYDLCVLAIYDDLVTSLTATRVVGCVRFTTEPQYLRCHFMQSQFLGGTIVVIIGGIIVASVLAFIIFLIVRYRVCNQGDEDKALEMGEIPSLSSDGQLQGCGVPKTMSKSLSKQILQPEKPETEDQESLRVALPPRKPVKQQQPSAPTTTTSTKPSIPDCTVSTSAASHSWHPASPVTLRQKRADITATGGPKPGEARRAEGQTDVELENTNRNNSSEAKIAAALAVPVPARSTKWTPVARRPRPPGASSHHYMTVPTGGVRVNRRHSLNVDSYKERCYVSLVQQQPKPGGSLCSKRSLSMSGELPTLESAMANIRRGRDKLSRSEWLLESTL; encoded by the exons ATGGAGACCCTGCTAGTTTACCTGATGGTCCTTGGCATGGCTGTAAAGGCCCACAAGGTCCAGCTGTGCCCAAAACGCTGTGTCTGCCAGATGCTCAACCCCAACCTGGCAACCCTCTGCGACAAGAAGGGCCTCCTCTTCGTCCCCCCAAACATCGACCGGCACACCGTCGAGATGCGTCTGGGCGATAACTTCGTCACGAGCATCAAACAGCGGGACTTTGCCAACATGACCAAGCTTCAGGACCTGACGTTGTCTCGGAACACCATCGGTTCCATCTCGCCTCACGCCTTTAAAGATCTGGAGAACCTCAGGGCCTTGCACTTGGACAGCAACCGTCTGACGAGGCTCACCAACGACACCTTCAGCGGGATGTCCAAACTTCACCATCTCATTCTTAACAACAACCAACTGATTCATATCCACACTGGGGCCTTCAATGATCTCACGGCACTAGAAGAGTTAGATCTGTCCTACAACAACTTAGAAAGCACCCCCTGGGTGGCCATCCAGAGAATGACCAGCCTCCACACCCTGGGCTTGGACCACAACATGCTTAGCTACATCCCTATAGGAACCTTCTCCGGCCTGCAGAAGCTCAAACGGCTTGACGTCACCTCCAACAAGCTCCAGAAGCTTCCGCCAGACCCTGTGTTCCAGCGGGCTGGGGTTCTGGCCACGTCAGGAAGCATGGGTCCGTCGTCATTCGCGTTGAGTTTTGGGGGGAACCCACTGAGGTGTAACTGTGAGCTGCTGTGGCTGAGGAGGCTGAGGCGGGAGGATGATCTGGAGACATGTGCGGCTCCGCAGCACCTGGCTGGGCGGTACTTCTGGACCGTGTCTGAGGAAGAGTTCCTCTGTGAGCCGCCTCTCATCACCAGACACTCCCAG GAGCTGCGAGCGCTGGAGGGTCAGAGTGTAGCTCTGCGCTGTAAGGCCAGGGGCGACCCAGACCCCATCATCCACTGGATTGCGCCAGACGGCCGGCTCATGTCCAATTCCTCCCGGGCTGTGGTGCACAGTGACGGGACTCTGGACATCCTCATCACCACTGTGAAGGACTCAG GCTCCTTCACCTGTGTCGCCTCCAACCCGGCCGGGGAGGCTCAACAAACTGTGGACCTGGTGATCGTCAAACTCCCACACATCACCAACGGTACTGTGAAGAAGGAACCGAACCCAGGTTCTTCTGATATCGCCACGGTAATGAAGACGGCTGGGGAAGGCGGAAGCGTGGTGCCACTGGGAAACACGAAGACGAGCCAGGAGAAGAAGGTGGTGATCACTGAGGCAACGTCTACCTCCGTCCTGGTCAGGTTCAACTTCCAGAGGAGTATACCGGGCATCCGAATGTTCCAGATCCAATACAACGGGACCTACGATGACTCTCTGGTTTACAG AATGATCCCTTCAAGCAGTAAGAGTATCCTGGTGAACAACCTGGCGGCCGGTACACAGTATGACCTGTGTGTGCTGGCCATCTACGACGACCTGGTGACCTCCCTGACTGCCACGCGGGTGGTGGGGTGTGTCCGCTTCACCACCGAGCCACAGTACCTCCGCTGCCACTTCATGCAGTCCCAGTTCCTGGGAGGCACCATCGTGGTCATCATCGGAGGGATCATCGTGGCGTCCGTCTTAGccttcatcatcttcctcatcgtgAGGTACCGAGTGTGTAACCAAGGCGATGAGGATAAG GCTTTGGAGATGGGTGAGATCCCATCTCTGAGCAGTGATGGTCAGCTCCAGGGCTGCGGCGTCCCCAAGACCATGTCCAAATCTCTGTCCAAGCAGATCCTCCAGCCAGAGAAACCAGAGACGGAGGACCAGGAGTCTCTGAGGGTGGCCCTTCCTCCTCGTAAACCGGTCAAGCAGCAGCAACCCTCagccccaaccaccaccacatctACCAAGCCCTCCATCCCCGACTGCACTGTCTCTACTTCCGCAGCCAGCCACTCCTGGCACCCTGCCTCCCCGGTCACCCTGAGGCAAAAACGGGCCGATATCACTGCCACCGGGGGTCCGAAACCCGGAGAAGCTCGCCGAGCCGAAGGCCAGACAGATGTGGAGTTAGAGAACACAAACCGTAATAACTCGTCGGAAGCTAAAATTGCTGCCGCCTTGGCCGTACCTGTTCCTGCCCGTTCCACAAAATGGACGCCGGTCGCTAGGCGGCCGCGCCCCCCTGGAGCCTCCTCCCACCATTACATGACGGTACCTACAGGGGGTGTGAGGGTGAACCGGCGGCACTCGCTGAACGTGGACTCGTACAAGGAGCGCTGCTATGTCAGCCTGGTACAGCAGCAGCCAAAACCTGGCGGGAGTTTGTGCTCCAAACGCAGTCTGTCCATGAGCGGAGAATTGCCCACGTTGGAGAGTGCAATGGCAAACATACGCAGAGGCAGAGACAAGCTGTCCCGATCTGAGTGGCTTCTCGAAAGCACTCTATGA